In the genome of Vicia villosa cultivar HV-30 ecotype Madison, WI linkage group LG7, Vvil1.0, whole genome shotgun sequence, one region contains:
- the LOC131620681 gene encoding BTB/POZ domain-containing protein At2g30600 — translation MVEKFLTVPPFECAWREDLKFQEAGRGCVAFDAFACNDVTLVFRENVGSQGYHYKRDSSPHYTIILGSHRNRRLRIEVNGKTVVDEAGVGLCCSNSFQSYWISIYDGFISIGNGKYPFQDVVFQWSDSNPNCNVQYIGLSSWDKHVKYRNVNVLSLTHSLMPLSKRMFFGDYQIEEDDVATYKQLHMDYDKWGLNNFLESWDLSDMIFIVGPEERPVPAHKPILAASGNFNFCSSFVITLPNVSYPILHALLHYIYTGWTQIPHEQLDLLRALSLHFQVMPLVKQCEEVMERFKVDNKLFDTGKNVELTYPCIGPHRSTLPSLPVSIQRLGQLKLSGQYSDVDIYIENYGFVARVHRIVLSLWSIPFAKMFTNGMSESMSSEVTLRDVPPEAFKVMLDFLYDGQLNEKVIDSGSMLLQLLLLADRFGVTFLHQECCKMLLEGLSQDSVCPLLHVVSSIPSCTLVKETLQRRISMNFDYFISASTDFVLLDDTTFFDIVKHPNLTVTSEEKVLNAILMFGMNAKELFGWEVVDQLIINSKPEVLFGERIQLVYDLLSFVRFPLLQHSLLDKLQNSNIVRHIPVLQSLVHEAINFVEHQLGRPENEINARFQHRRSSYKELQYICDGDDHGVLYFAGTSYGEHQWVNPLLAESKKITITASSPHSRYTDPKVLVSRTYQGTCFAGPRLENGHNCSWWMVDLGQDHQLMCNYYTMRQDGSKAFPRHWNIQGSADGKSWRDLRVHENDRTTCKPGQFASWPIVGPNALLPFRYFRVVLTGPTTDTTNPWNFCICYLELYGYFL, via the exons ATGGTGGAGAAGTTCCTGACTGTGCCACCGTTTGAGTGCGCATGGCGAGAGGATTTAAAATTCCAGGAAGCAGGTAGAGGATGCGTGGCTTTCGATGCATTTGCCTGCAACGATGTCACATTGGTTTTCAGGGAGAATGTGGGAAGCCAAGGGTACCACTACAAAAGAGATAGCAGTCCTCATTACACAATCATATTGGGGAGTCATAGGAATCGGCGTCTCAGAATTGAGGTAAACGGTAAAACTGTTGTTGACGAAGCAGGAGTTGGTCTCTGTTGTTCCAACTCATTTCAGAGTTATTGGATCAGTATCTACGACGGTTTCATCAGTATAGGGAATGGGAAATACCCTTTCCAGGATGTTGTTTTCCAGTGGTCTGATTCGAATCCTAATTGTAATGTTCAGTATATTGGTCTCAGTAGTTGGGATAAACATGTTAAGTACAGAAATGTCAATGTCCTCTCGTTAACACACTCTCTCATGCCGTTATCGAAGCGTATGTTTTTCGGTGATTATCAAATTGAGGAGGATGATGTTGCTACTTACAAACAGTTGCATATGGACTATGACAAATGGGGCCTCAACAATTTTCTAGAGAGTTGGGACTTGTCTGATATGATATTCATCGTTGGTCCAGAGGAAAGACCTGTTCCTGCTCACAAGCCGATTTTAGCTGCTTCTGGAAACTTCAATTTTTGCTCCTCCTTTGTCATCACACTGCCCAATGTTTCTTATCCGATTCTCCATGCACTGCTTCACTACATCTACACTGGCTGGACCCAG ATTCCACATGAACAACTTGATTTATTGAGGGCTTTAAGTCTACATTTTCAAGTGATGCCACTGGTGAAGCAATGTGAAGAGGTTATGGAACGGTTTAAGGTAGATAACAAGTTGTTTGACACGGGTAAGAATGTGGAGTTAACATATCCGTGTATTGGACCTCATCGATCAACATTACCCTCCCTTCCCGTCAGCATTCAGAGGCTGGGGCAGTTAAAACTATCGGGGCAGTACAGTGATGTAGACATCTATATTGAGAATTATGGGTTTGTTGCACGAGTACACAGAATTGTTCTCAGCTTATGGAGTATCCCCTTTGCCAAG ATGTTTACAAATGGAATGAGTGAAAGCATGTCATCCGAGGTTACCTTACGGGATGTGCCGCCAGAAGCTTTCAAGGTTATGCTTGACTTTTTATATGATGGGCAATTGAATGAGAAAGTTATTGATTCTGGTTCTATGTTGCTCCAACTCCTCCTATTGGCTGATCGATTTGGAGTGACATTTCTTCACCAAGAATGCTGCAAAATGCTTTTAGAAGGCCTCTCACAG GACTCTGTATGTCCACTCCTCCATGTGGTTTCTTCAATCCCGTCATGTACACTTGTTAAAGAAACGCTGCAGAGGAGAATCTCCATGAACTTTGACTATTTTATCAGTGCCAGCACTGACTTTGTTTTGTTAGACGATACAACTTTCTTCGACATCGTTAAG CATCCAAATCTGACGGTGACATCCGAAGAGAAAGTTCTTAATGCAATCCTAATGTTTGGCATGAATGCAAAAGAGTTATTTGGATGGGAAGTGGTTGATCAGTTAATAATAAATTCAAAACCTGAAGTCCTTTTTGGGGAGAGGATTCAGTTGGTTTATGACTTGCTGTCATTTGTGCGGTTTCCGCTACTACAACATTCCTTACTTGACAAG TTGCAGAATAGCAACATTGTCAGACATATTCCTGTTCTACAAAGTCTC GTTCATGAGGCAATAAATTTTGTTGAACATCAGCTGGGAAGGCCAGAAAATGAAATTAA TGCTAGATTCCAACATAGACGGTCTAGTTACAAGGAGCTCCAGTATATTTGTGATGGGGACGACCATGGAGTTCTGTACTTTGCAGGCACATCATATGGTGAACACCAGTGGGTTAATCCTCTTTTGGCAGAG TCAAAGAAAATTACCATCACAGCCAGCAGCCCCCATTCAAGATACACGGATCCTAAGGTTTTGGTCTCAAGAACTTACCAG GGAACATGTTTCGCCGGGCCTCGTTTGGAAAATGGACATAACTGTTCCTGGTGGATGGTTGATCTTGGACAAGATCATCAG CTTATGTGCAACTACTATACCATGAGGCAAGATGGCTCCAAGGCCTTTCCGAGACATTGGAATATTCAG GGTTCGGCGGACGGAAAGAGCTGGCGGGACTTGAGGGTCCATGAAAATGACAGGACAACATGCAAACCTGGTCAGTTTGCATCTTGGCCTATAGTTGGTCCCAATGCTTTGCTTCCCTTTAGGTATTTCCGGGTGGTTCTCACAGGACCCACAACTGATACTACTAATCCTTGGAACTTCTGTATTTGTTACTTGGAGCTTTATGGCTACTTTCTCTAA